Within the Pseudomonadota bacterium genome, the region ATGATTCCGAATCGCCAAATTTTGCCAGCTAATGGGCCAAGACCCGCGCCTATTTCGATGTTCATTTCTTCAAGCAATCGACGTCGCACTTCTTTCTCATCGATTCCTGGCATGACATAAACCGCGTTCATCTGTGGGAGTCGATACTCCTTATCAACTAAATAATTAAGCCCAAGAGTTTCTAGCCCCTCTTTTAGGGCGAGGTGATTACGGTTATGGCGGGCCCAAGAGGCTTCAAGCCCTTCGTCTCTGAGCATAACGAGCGCCTCATGCAGAGAATAAAGCGAGTTGGTCGGCGCTGTATGGTGATAGGTTCGATTACTTTCACCCCAATAACCGAGAAGTAAATTCAGATCCATGAACCAGCTTTGCACCTTATGTTTCCTATGTTTAACCAGTTCAACAACGCGATCGCTAAATGTGATTGGTGAGAGCCCAGGCGTGCAAGAAAGACATTTCTGGCTGCCAGAATAAACTGCATCGAGGCCCCATTCGTCAACCAGTAAGGGAATGCCAGCGAGTGAGGTTACGGTATCCACAATAGTTAATGCATTGTATTCGCGAGCGATAGCTGCGAGCGTTTTTGCATCAGAACGAACGCCAGTAGATGTCTCAGCATGCACAAATGCTAAAATTTTAGCATCAGGATTTTTGACGAATGCTTCACGGACTTTATCTGGATCGACGGGCTTTCCCATGGGATCCTCAACTACGACAGCGGTACCGCCGCATCGCTCAACATTCTCAATCATACGACCGCCAAATACGCCATTACGGCAAACGATAACTTTATCGCCCGGGCTGACCATGTTAACAAAGCACATTTCCATCCCAACAGAACCTGGGCCAGACGCAGGAAAGGTGAGGGCATTTTTTGTTTGAAACGCATAACGCAATAATTCTTTCAGCTCTTCCATCATTTGCACAAATACGGGATCAAGATAACCAATCGTAGGTCGCCCCATCGCGGAGAATACGCGAGGGTGTATCTCAGATGGACCTGGTCCCATCAGCGTTCTTTGTGGAGGATAAAAAGAACTGATGTCCGAATATGATTGTTTACTCATTTAAGAATTTCCTCAGATGCAAAGCGCTGCATCGTACTTGTTGAGAATAATGAAAGGGGCCAATTATATCGGAATTCAACGCGGCATATGCTGATCAAAAGTGCCTAACGCTTCAGCTCTATGACCTGCGATATAGTGGGTTGATTCAACCGCGGGTTAGGATCAAAGGCGGTGTCACCTTCTTCGTGCTCGTGAACCTCTGTAGAAATATTTTTGAAATCATAGAGACTTGAGTCGAGCAAGTGGGATGGC harbors:
- a CDS encoding alanine--glyoxylate aminotransferase family protein gives rise to the protein MSKQSYSDISSFYPPQRTLMGPGPSEIHPRVFSAMGRPTIGYLDPVFVQMMEELKELLRYAFQTKNALTFPASGPGSVGMEMCFVNMVSPGDKVIVCRNGVFGGRMIENVERCGGTAVVVEDPMGKPVDPDKVREAFVKNPDAKILAFVHAETSTGVRSDAKTLAAIAREYNALTIVDTVTSLAGIPLLVDEWGLDAVYSGSQKCLSCTPGLSPITFSDRVVELVKHRKHKVQSWFMDLNLLLGYWGESNRTYHHTAPTNSLYSLHEALVMLRDEGLEASWARHNRNHLALKEGLETLGLNYLVDKEYRLPQMNAVYVMPGIDEKEVRRRLLEEMNIEIGAGLGPLAGKIWRFGIMGYSCKMENVMLCLCALESVFDNMGAKIEVGAAEAAAYHAYAARTQGNKSIRNGA